In Tenacibaculum sp. 190524A02b, the genomic stretch CTCCAAGTTGATAACACTAATTTTGATACTTTTAAATGGGTAAACACAGACACCAACACCATTGTTTCTAATACTGCTAACGCCACTATTAATACTACTGGAACCTATAGTATTATTGCTACCAATACAAATAGTACTTGTAATGAAGCTACTAAAACCTTTAGAGTAGTTGCTGCCGATATTGGAACGATTAATATTACCTCACAAGTTGAAAATAATGACACCATAATTGTTGAAGTTACTGGTATTACCGATACATTTACGTATGCTTTGGATGACCTAAACGGTAACTATCAAAATCAAGTAGTTTTTGAAAATGTAGCCGCAGGAGAACATACAGTGTATGTAAAAACAAGTAATGGCTGTATTTACAGCACTAGGGTTATCGTTGATGAAGATATAGTTATAGAGCCTGAAAAAGAAATTAACATCCCTAAGTTCTTTACTCCTAATGGCGATGGCATTAATCCTACTTGGTTTATTACGGATCCTACCAATTCAATTCCAGAAAATACTAAAATTTATATTTACAATCGTTTTGGTAAACTTGTAACCACTATAGTTTATGGTGGCAATGGTTGGGATGGTACGCATAACGGACAAAAAATGCCTTCTAACGATTATTGGTATAGTTTTCAATTTGTAAAAGACAATGAAATACAAAGTTATAAAGGTCATTTTTCTTTGTTAAGAAGCGAAGTGAGATAGTAATACCTTACTATCAACATAAATAATAAAAGCTCCAAGGATTTTTCTTTGGAGCTTTGTATGTTTTATAAATCTCGTCTTGCACTGGTGCAACATAGCTTCCAGAAAAATAATTCCCGTCTCGCACTGATGCGGGAAGACTTTTCCAAAAAGAAATCTCGTCTCTATTATTACTTAAAACTTCAGTATTTATAGATAAACACGTCATGCACTTGTACTGGTTATATAAATTTGTTTTATTTAACAACAATCTTTTTCATTTTAGCTTCTCCTGTTTTATTTATAAAACGAGTAATATACATTCCTCTAGGAAGATCTCTTACATCTATTCTTTGTGTTCCTTCTTCTTCAATTTCATGAGTTATTAATACCCTTCCAGATGCATCTATAATTTGTACTAAACCATCAGTTGAGTTTTCTGGTAATTTAATATTTAGCACGGTTTTTACTGGATTTGGAAACACTTTAAACTCATTCTTTATAATAGCTTCAATATGCTCCTCTTGATTATCAACAGCAACTATTTCATTTTTAGGTTTTGTCTCTTTTGAAGCTCCAAAAACAAAGCGTGCATGTACACCATAATGATCTGAGATATCTGTAACTACTGACCTCCACTCGTCATTAGAATTTAATCCTGGGTGACTTAGCATTGTATGTCTTGGTACAAATACACGCGTGGTTGATGATACTGGTTGTTGATGTGCTGATGAATACAATACATAATCTAATATTTGATCGTTACTAGAACCAATCCATCCATTGGTTATTCCAGAATATGTTGCTGTATATCTTCCTATTCGTTGCGGATCATTTGCTTGTAGCGTCCCCAACATTCCATTGTACTCAGAAGCCGTAAATTTATTTACATTTAAATCTCCTCCAATAATGACAGGTTCATTTGAAGGAATATTTTTTCTATTTCTTAGGTTAATAATTTCTTTAAAATTTTTAGTCCTATAAGAAGCATATGAACCTCCTGACTGCGCATGGGTTCCTAAAACATGGTAATTTTTACCTAATTTATTAATTTTAGCATACATAACCCCTTTATTAGATTGGTCATCTCCATTAGCTGCTAAGTCGTCAAACAATTCTTGCTCTGCATCTAAAAT encodes the following:
- a CDS encoding endonuclease/exonuclease/phosphatase family protein, with translation MQKQLLTLCICFIAFMHTAMATTHIYVQNNTDIDFGFDIIRYTGNSSSFVSKHVNGIGAYKRDVKVSSFGRNYGVKWGKTYGFHNQLTIAGTSQKIQLKLQLTGTWNRSTISAGYNVTGTNNDFWSDLWGDRNIRTSQTFTLADGRSYRIKIRFLYTGGDDDILYVIEYANQSQVVNTSDYNNPNILNVAAWNIWQLPTFSSIPNARYNYVDDWLAPYEVLIISEAFDNSNRESIKNQLKQRGFANFTSVVDNPNNIKQDGGVFIASRYPILDAEQELFDDLAANGDDQSNKGVMYAKINKLGKNYHVLGTHAQSGGSYASYRTKNFKEIINLRNRKNIPSNEPVIIGGDLNVNKFTASEYNGMLGTLQANDPQRIGRYTATYSGITNGWIGSSNDQILDYVLYSSAHQQPVSSTTRVFVPRHTMLSHPGLNSNDEWRSVVTDISDHYGVHARFVFGASKETKPKNEIVAVDNQEEHIEAIIKNEFKVFPNPVKTVLNIKLPENSTDGLVQIIDASGRVLITHEIEEEGTQRIDVRDLPRGMYITRFINKTGEAKMKKIVVK